CGGCATCGTCCCCCACCTAGTCAGAGGGGGAGGGGTCTCCCTCCTTCAATATGCGGATGATACCATAATAATGGTGGAGGGTTCCGTCCAAGACATTGCTAACCTGAAGTTCCTCCTCCTGTGCTTCCAACAGATGTCGGGCCTAACCATCAACTTCGATAAGAGCGAAGTGATGGTTCTTGGGTACCCCCCGGAGGAAGCACAGGCTATTGCGGACCGACTAAATTGTCTGTTGGGTTCTTTCCCCACGACTTACCTGGGGATCCCCATTAGTGACTCGCGCCTCACCGTGGCGGATCTTCGCCCGACGGTGACCCGTATGCAACACCGCGTTGAGCCCTGGAAAGGGCGATGGTTGTCGAAGGTTGCTCGTGTGATCCTTATCAACTCCTCGCTTGCCAGCCTTCTATGGTTCCTCATGAGCTTCTATAGCCTCCATGAGACCCTCCATCAGGAGATCGCCAAATACCAATCCAGATTCTTCTGGGCTGGGGAGGGGGATAAGCAGAAGTACCATATGGTAAGCTGGCCCGATATCTGCAAACCCAAGGACCAGGGCGGTCTTGGGATCTTGTCCTCCCGACGCATGAACATTGCCCTCCTGACCCGTTGGCTCTGGCGCATTGCCAATGGCGATGGAGGCCTTTGGCTCACCATCATCCAGAACAAGTACCTTCGAGGACAGCCTCTTGCATTCTGTCAGCGCTCGGGCGGCTCCCAGTTTTGGCAGGCCGTCGTCCAGCTGCTTCCTGTGCTTCGCATTGGCACATCCATCTCGGTTGGTACTGGGTCCACGACCCTGTTCTGGTTTGATCGGTGGATTGGCGACACCCCCTGGCCGCACAATTTCCGGAGCTCTTCGCCATTGCAGTTGACCCTCGTGTCTCTGTCGAGAcggcccttattgacttagggcgcCTCACTTTCCGCCGCCCCTTTGGCCCGCCTGAAGTAGCCGCTTGGGATGCCCTCCTTCAGGACATCGCCCTCCTCCCTATGAACGTCGCCGACACCCCGGACGCCATCTCTTGGCGTCTGGAACCGTCCGGCTGCTTCTCCACCAAATCACTCTACGCGGCCATCGCCCCCTCGACGGGCCCCGAGCCCTTTAGTTTGATTTGGGACATTCGCCTGCCCCTGAAGATCAGGATCTTCCTGTGGCAATGGATGCGAGGCCGCCTCCCGTCCGGCGTGGAGGTCCTTAAGCGTAATGGACCTGGTGATGGGATGTGCCCCCTATGCGGCACGGCCGAGGATGCTAACCACATCTTCTTCTCGTGCTCCACGGCTCAGTTCCTTTGGTCCTGTTTCCGCGAGACGGTTGGGGGCCAGTGGTGCAACACCAACTTCCCTGACCTGCTTGCAGAAATTCACGCCTCCCCCCTCGCTACCGCCATATTAGATGGCTTTGCGTTGGGGTCCTTGCCTGGACGCTTTGGACCGTCCGCAATAAGCTTGTCATACAGAAGGTGCCTCTTCGACGTGCTACTGACGCCATCTTTAAAATGTGTGGATACTTGCAGCTCTGGCGGCCGCTTGGCCGCCCCCAGGACCGGGACGTCATCAACAACCTCCTCGCCGACCTTCGATCGATGGCCTTCCGCTTGGCGCCTCCgcttcctcccccccccccccccccccccccccgcggagCCCGACTAGATGCTCTGCCGCACCCCGCGTGTGCGTGCTTTTTTGTTTTTTCAGGGCTTGTTGAGCTGTGCCCTCAGCATTAACCCTTTAACTACCTGTCTGTACTAGacctttgtgtgtgtgtgtgtttgaactTTGTTGGATGTTTGGCTTGGGCagttgctttataatataaagcggggcgaaagcctttttcggtaaattCTTTTTCTCCACAAGGATTCCTCAATCACACGGATTGGTCAGTTCAATCTGCAAAGCAATTAAGTGAGGCCAGCATAACCAAAATGGAGTACATAAAAAGTTTTGTAGTATAAGAATATCACTCCATTTATCTTTGTTCACTCTAGAAGTTCTATAGTATAAGAATATCACTCCTTTTATCTTTTTTTAGTAAGATCACTGCATTTATCTTTGCTCTCTCTAGAAGCTCTGTAGTATAAGAAGCTTTATATTAGCCACTAAATGGAGTATGTAACATGGCGTATATGCATATATAAGCTACTTGAGGTCTTATTGTATCCAAACACAAGAATCTTAAGAGATGGACATGGAAAGAAAATGCTAACTTCGGATTTAATCAACTGATATTCAGATTTGTAATGAAAACATCACTGCCTTTGAAAATTTTCTTTCCCCTTGACCTTGGAATGAACAAAAATGGAGCCACATAAATTAATTCTTGCAAAGGGGAAATGACCCATAACCTGAAGATTGGAAAATCAGAAGAAACAATTCGTCTACAGCTTGTGATCTATAATCTGACCACTGTGATTTCAACCAAGGAGAGTGATGCTTCCAGTTTCCATCGAGTGTGACAAATCTGGAAAAACTAGACATGTAAATACGTGTTTCATCTGTATATTCATACATATCAGTAGGGATATCATACTATTTTTGCACCTACCAGAAAAAAGAATCAGATTCAAGCAGACAACTAAATATGGAACATGTTGACAGTTGTGGATGATAGAGTTGAACTTGATTAAATTAAACTTTATTTCAAAAAGATGGTGAGGTGCAAAATCACAATGATATGAAGTGATGCATATTTATTGTCCAACTGATGCCTTCAATTTCAATCCCCTGCAAATAATCACATCTAACCCACCCCATTCTACTGGCTTGATAATAGGTAGGCATAGAACAGATCCCAAAAGAGCAATTTCCAGCTACAGAGAGAAACGACAACAGTAAATACCTTGAAAGATTGTTTGGCAACATTATTTTATAATTCTGAAGTAAAAAAGGAACATTCGTAGCCGCTGGACCAAAGTAACTCACGCCAAGTTCTCAAGCGTGGCTCCTTCACTCTACCTGTAACAAAAAAAAAAGATGAGAAATCCCAAAAGAGAGAAGACGACAGGAAGCAAAACATGGTCCAGCCCGCCGGCAGGTACCTCTTGATATGGTGGCTCTACCCCACTCCCTTCTCCATCCCAGAATCATGGCCGGTGTATTGCAAGGAGGGAGAGAAAGGAGAAACGGAAGAGACAGCCATCGAGGCGTTCCTCATCTGTAGAGGGTAGAATTTGAAGAAGGATAAGGTACAGGGAGCCGTTTCCTCCGGAGACGCAGGTGAGTGGCGACCGGCAGCAGCGAACCCTAGATCAGAGGCCAACGATCGGTAAAGTCGGCGAGGAGCTCGAGCAAGAGAATGGGGCGTCGGGGAAGAAGAGATGAGAGAGGAGCCGGGGGTGGTGCATCGGCAACGACCGTTGCTGGATCACGGTGGGAACAGAGCGGCCAGGGATGGAcccgtggtggtggtggagtgaatGGCCAGCTCTCCTCTCTCGTCCTCTCCGGAGGCAATATCGGTGATGGCGTTGCGATAGCACTGGTAAAGCGTGGCGTGTGGTATTGGAGGTGAGTCACTGGAGAACGTCAAGGAGGCACAATCGTTGGCACCATAGCCGTGTCGAGGAGGATTGGAGGGGATCAAATCTGGGCGGTATGGTGGCGAGCTCgattgcaaccacgggatgcaaTGGACTAAATCTGAGTTGCGTTGTTGGCGAGAACTCATGTGACGTAGGTGGACGGCGAGCATCGCGATAAGGTGGGTTGGAATTTAAAGAGAGATGAACATGACTGAGGATTAATTCAAGGAGAGAAACAGACGAGAGGAATTGGTGGGATTAGGCAAACATGGTTGCACTAAAAACAGAAGGTTAGAACGAGGTGAGAGATTTCGCTCGGATATCTCGGCCGTGAGAAGCCGAAAATCAAAAGTCGAAGCTAAACAAGTAGCTCGTGACTCCGCTCGAATTGAGCCGAACTCGATGACTAACGAGTTGAGCCAAATAACATGAGATCGCTTATATTTTCTTTTAAAACAGCTTACATTAGCTAATGGAAATTACATCAAATGTCGATGTCGGCCCGCGGCTGGCCGTACCATACATGCCTCACAAAGATAGTGGAcgtcaatatctgatcttctttcTTCATACGAACCACGTGACCGAAGATCTCCAACTGCAGAGACAAAGACAATAGGACTGCAGGAGCAAGGACACGCAGAACGCAAGAACACGAAATGGATCAAAGTGCGGAAGAACCTCAGCAAGAAAAGAGCTCTCCAAAATCAAGGACGTGCGCACAGAGAGCTCTGCTCCATCCAAACAAGAAGAAAATACTCAGTGGAGCCATCTGAATCGTTGGTCGAGCACGGAAGAACAGATCAATCACCCAAAGAACTTCACACACGAACCATCTCTGGATCGCCCGAAtcagaacagaaagaaaaagtgAAAAACAAAATGTAGAGACCTTTCCTCCTCCCTTGCGGAGAAAACAAAAGAGCTTCTGCTTTTCCTGCTTTGGCTGCTGTCTGTGATCCTCTTCCCAGGTCCTAAATTTAGGAAATGAAATAAGACAAAGATCACTAGAACAAAGACTTTCTGAAGCTACGGTCCAGTGGTCCATGTTACATTTCCCTCCAACTCGAACAACATGACTTCCACATATCCTTGCAGTTCTTCAGTATCATCACAAGTCTAAAGTCTATTTCCAACATACCAACAGACAGAATAACCCACCATCAATACAAACCCCAAAATTACAACCATACTGACAGTGGGGTATTCATACAAATCCAGAGATATCTAGGTTAACAATGTTACAGCCACTTAGAAATCATGCTGATACTCATTCGCAAAAGAGGGAAACCATGTTTAAGTCAGCAGCGTTCCGGAACCGAGAAACAATTGATGGTGGTAAAACCATGCAGCGCCTCATCGAGTTTGATTATCCAGCGCTCCTGCCTCCTGCAACCAAAAAGGGCAACATCGTGATCCAAGGTAAAACAAAATATTACAACTACAAACAAAGATATGATCATGCCAAAAGTGTCTGCATTTATACTCCTTCAAAACACCCTAGCAATAGTTGTAGGTGTGATGTCCAGGAAAACATTACAACTAGAACGAAAGATATGGTCATGTCAAAAGTGTCAACTATCAGGAAAACACTTCACAAAATAAGGAAAATAAAGAAATCTAGACATAAGATTCACAATCTCAAGTGCAAAAATTACTATGATTAATGCTTCAAAGCATTCTAACAGCAGTTGTAAATGCGAGTAGCAGACATGCAGCAACTCCCCGAGAACAATACGACTACAAACTAGTATTTGTGGTAGATTTCTTTTCCATCAGTGCGTACCAAAAAAAAAGCAGTTTTTCAAGCTCAAAACGCCAAATCAAAACAATATTAGTAGTGGTGGTCATAACTACTCAAAACACAAGTCAGTAACAAGGAAGACATCCATAAGCTCTCAGTTCAAAATCTAATAGACTATACTCAGCAATATTAGTATTTTGAAGTGAAACATTATGTCAAAAGCTCCCTTCGTTCACAATGTACAATCATTGGAAGTTGTGACAGATTCATGGTCGGCTAAAATTGTGGGTTGATGAGATGGTTAGATACTTGGTGTTCTTCGGGATGTAGTCGCAAAGCCGGTTAATACAGGTCAATGACCCAGCAATAAAGCTCTTTATTCTTAAGTTAGATAACAATTTCATTCTAATCCAAGTATATTTGGGAGCTCTCTGATGAGTACCAGAGGTAGTGGCTTCAGGTCCCGGTGACTATCGTTAAGAACTTGAAATCATCATACTTCAATGAAAATGAAAGTCTCATCAACTCTCAACATTCAATTCCCTCTCCAGACAAAACAAAGTTGGCTGCTGCTACTAGTTGTCAGGCAGCAAGCTTATCTTGATAGCGAAGGAAAACTACCAGACCAGACCTATACTACTATGCTACAGGACACAAGGATTATGCTAACAAGATCCAAAACAATTAGGTATTTCACATCTCACAGTACACGGTGAATATGCCTACTTCTCAATTCCCACAGCTTTAGATGGATCTTGAACAATCATCCTGTGCATGTTCCTCGGAGCATAACATAGCATGGTCTGGAAAAAACAAAGTATCTCTATATAGCTCATAAATTCTTTGGAGTAACTTTTCCACGCCAATCTAACATTATCACTAATGCATGCCACAGAAAACAACAAAAACCTCCATCCGACAGCTTTGATCAGAAAAAAAAGGTGGTGCGCCATATTATTACATTTATTATACAGTGGACAGTATTTTTATGGTGTACACCTCAACAGCAGCAGTGGGACTGTAGGGGGCCTGTGTCGGCCCAGTGGGAACCAGGGTACCACGGACCACCTGCCTACGGCCCAGGAGGGTCGCTCGGCCCAACTCATGAGGCGGCCCACCAACGGGCACCGCGAGCcgagagcctcgcgaggggcTCTCCCCAGCGGAGGACTTCGCCGTTTTAACCACCACCACGGGTTGCCTCGCGAGGCCGCCCCCTCACGGCCCCCCCCATCTTGAGGCTTCCCGAGGAGCTGTGCGAGGCAGGAGCAGTCCGTCACGTGGGTGACGTCGACAAAGCAGGCGCCAGCCTGCGCGGCCAGGGCAGTTTCACATTTGGTGCTAAGGGAGCAGCCGTGCCTACCTACCCCCAAAGCAAGTCCAAAGGGTTTCCCCTTTGGTGATAGGAGACCAAGACGGTGgcacagcaggacggaggtcatcgtggagcccctGGCGAGTCATGGATAACACCTtctgcaggcgaagaccacctttcatcGAAGAAGCACCGGCGCATGTCCCCTTTCGAATTGCCGCGCTGTTTTAGCCCTTCCCGCTCATATTTTCGGGGAAGAGGCCCAAGGCGCCGATATAAGGGACAGGGCAGCTGCCGTAGAGGATGGGTTCCTCACCTCCtactcaaaccctagcgccatgGCCATATCCCTCGAGCTCCGGCTCATCTTATAGCTCCAAGAGTTCTTCCCACAAGCAAAATACGACCAAGCAgcagtagggtattacaccgcaaggtggcccgaacctgggtaaatcccGTTGTCTTCGCTATGCCTAGCTCGTAGCCTCATAGACGCAAAGCCAGGCCCCTAGAGCTCGAACCAGGGTTTTGGTGGTGGACTTCCCGTAGCTCAGAATCAatcccccgacatttggcgcgccgggTAGGGGGCTTGGTTTTTGTGCCTCAAGCTTCAGCTCCGCCATGGCCAACGACCGTGCATGCCGCGTCCAGCGCCGCTCCAACCGCCTCCAGACGGAGCCCGTCGTCGCCCCTCATGTCCGCCACGCTCGCGCCGCCAACATGGGCGCGGAGCCGGAGGCGGAGACCTCCTCTGAGCATCCCTCGGTCGAGCAGCACCGGCAGCAGCCATAGCAGCAGCCACCACCGGCCCGCATGGCCACGGCGACCTCGCTTGCCCGCCGCGAACAACCGGCCCCGCAGGctgcgctcctcatggcgcaggagctgctgcgctaccgccccatcaACGTCTACGACGCCTGGCTCGCCCGCATCACCGAGCTCATCAACGTCGTCGGCGACGCCCCGGCGCCATCTCGCTCCCTGCCCTCTCCGCCGGCGCGAGGACGCGCCACCTCCACCTCCGCGCCACGACGGCGCGCCACGACACCGTCAGGAGCGCTCGCCTGAGCCCTCCCACGGCTCCTCCGCCGCACGGCGACGACACGAGCTGCCAGATCATCCAACGGGCGCGCGCCTAGAATAGATGCACGGGTGCTCCTTGAAAAGCAGCTCGAGCGCCAGAACCGCACCATCCAGGAGGTCGCGGCCGTCGGGCGCCAGAACCGCGCCGCCCTCGCCAGCGGCGGCGTCTCCACCGTCAGGGGCTGCATAACCTTCACAGGGGCTGCATAGCCTTCACACGTGAGCTCCGCCGCGTGGTGTGGCCCGCGAAGTTCAAGCCGGAGCTGTCTCCCAGCTTCGATGGCACCACCAACCCCATGGAGTTCCTGTCGTTCTACTCCTTGAGCATCCAGGCCGCCGAGggtgacgacaaggtcatggcgaactggtttcccatggccctcaatgACGCGGCGCGCACATGGCTGATGAACCTCCCTGAGGGCTCCATCTCCTCGTGGGAGGACCTGTGCCAGCAGTTCGTCGCTAACTTCAAGGGCACGTCCGACCTCCCTCTCGCGCTCAGCCGTCTGCACGCCGTCCATCAGCACCTTGACAAGCCCCTCCGCAAGTACATGCAGCGCTTCAGCCAGGTGTGCAACAGGATCCCGTGGGCCTCCGACGCCGCGGTCATCGCGGCCTTCTCCGCGGGTGTCACGGATGCTTGAGAAGCTCGCCATCCACGACGAGCTCGACACCGTGGTCGAGCTTTTCGACCTCGCCGACAAGTGCGCCAAGGCTGAGGAAGGCCGCCTCTTCACCCACAACGACTCCGACACCGGCCTCGGCATCGCCAAGCCCAAGGGCAAGGACACCAAACGCAAGGGCCCTGCCATGCTTGCGACGGAGCCCGAGCGAAAGCGTAGCTACGACCGCGACGAGACCCAAAAGGACGACCGTCCCTTCTGCGCCTATCACAACATGCACTCCCACGCCACTGAAGACTGCCACGAGCTCAAGCTACTTCGCGACGAGCGGCAGGAGAAGCGTGGCGACCGCACGCGGCTCGGGCCGCAGCGGCAGCTGCAAGGGAGGACGCTGGAAGGACCGCGACAACCACAACAGCAACTCCCGCCAGGGCTAGCGGGGCCGCTCTCGGCAGGCTAGCCCTCACGAAGCCAACCCTCCGCGGGTGAACGTGGCCCTGCCGCGCGCCAACCGAAACATCGACAACGACGACCTGCCTGAAGAGGATGTCGGGGGCTACCAGGAGCCACGCATGATGGCCTGCATCCCTGGCAGGGCTCAGGCTCCCCCCTCCAACCGCCACTTCAAGCAATTCTCgagcgaggtgaacgcggccctcccagGGCCTGCAGACGCCAAGGCCCTCAAGTGGTCACAGTACGGGATTTCCTTCGACCACACCGATCACCCCAAGTCCACAAAGTCTGTGGGCACCATCCCTCTATTGTGCACGCCCAGCATCAACAACGTGGCGgtcaccaagacactcatcgacggtggcgttgGCCTCAACGTGATCTCTGTGGACACCTTCGAGCTGCTCCAGGTGCCCTATGAGCGCTTGATGCCCACAAGGCCCTTCTTCGGCGTAACTGACGGCTCCACGACGCCCCTCGAGCAGGTGCGCCTCGTCGTCACCTTCGGCTGCCGCaagaactaccacaccgagctcatcgacttcgacgtggCGCACATTGTCCTGCCCTACAACGCCTTCTTGGGCCACCCcgcgctcgccaagttcatggttgtgacCCACCACGCTTACAACATTGTCAAGATGTCGGGCTGCAGCGGGACCATCACCGTCCGTCGCGACGAGAAGGACGCGATGCGCACCCTCGAGCACGCCTACAAGGTCGCCGCCATCGCGTACCCGGCAGACGAAGACGAGGCGGGACCCTCCGAGGCCGCCCCCTGAAGAAGCCCCAGCTCTCCCAGGTCTGCGTGGAGACCAAGAAGATGTCACTGGGTGGCGCCACCGCGGGCCCTTCCCTCACCATTAGGGTCGGCCTCTCTcccaaataggaaggcgcgctcgtcgcCCCCTCCGGGCAGGTGCTCATGTGTTCGCCTAGACAGCATCAGGCATGTCCGGCTTGCTGAGGGAGGTGATCAAGCACCATTTAGCCGTGTGTCACAATGCACGCCTCGTGAAGCAGAAGATACATCGCCAGGCAATTGGGAAGCAAGAGTTCATCATTCAGGAAATCGAGAGGCTACAAGAGGCAGGCGTCATCCACGAAGTgctcctcctcccccccccccctccgagTGGGTCGCCGGCCCCGTCGTCGTTCCCAAGGCCAATGGCGGcaagcgcatgtgtgtcgacttcatcAACCTCAATAGGGCCTGTCTCGAGGACCCTTTCCTCCTGCCGTGGGTCGGGAGGGCCCTGGGACGACTCCATCACCCGCGCATGCCTTTCGACCTGGAGAATGTGGGAGCCATCTTCGCAAGGCTAATGCGCATGAGCCTAGAGCCCCGGGCTGAAGAAGCTGACGAAATGTGCGTTGGCGGCGCACCAGGCGCTGGGCCCTGAGACCAAGGGTTTCCTGAAGTACACCTTTCTGTGCATCACTAAAACTTCGTTTTCTAAATATTTGCAAGTACTTGTCATGGAGTGCCCTCGAGAGACACGCGCGCTCACCGTCTTCCCTCTATGTGCCACACAAGCGAGGGCTGGATCCGGTGCATGTGCTCGGGTCAGACCCAACAACGCCATAAACCCAAGCGACCGAGCTCTGGCTCGCATGCCTGCTCCCGCGCGTGTCACCTCACCAAGGTCCTTGGTATATGTCTCCTCGCGTGGTACCCACGAGTAACCTGGAGAGCGCGCGCTGCCTCATTATTTGCGAAAGTTTGGCAGTCTCACTAATGCAGGGCACCGGAGGCCTCGGGCGCCCCCTCTCCGCGGGAGGTCCCACGGGCAGCGCACCGCGACAAAGGGGGCCTCGCCGGCAAACATCCCTGGCGAGCCGTGCCCTGGAGAGGACACCCCGCCGCGTCGCGGCCTAATATGCCAAGTCTGGCACGCCTGCACAGACCAAGCAGCGGCACCTCCCGAATTCTTTCCTTCGCGAACCCCGCGGACGGCCGACTTATCCCCTCGCGCGAGCCGCTTGCGCGTTGAAGGGGGCCTTCCTGAGCATTGCGCCTCGGGAgcccttacctcccctcgtagccCTACACCCTCTGGCCTTGTCCGAGCACACGTCCTGACATACCAACGACGGTCGTAGCTCGCTCGGGGGCTGGGTCCTAACGACGTAGAGCGCCAGGGCAAGCAAAGGGGGAAGAGTAGGCCAAGCAAGGGGTGTAACGCACGACAGGAATGCCAGGCGCTTAGGGCGAGCTTGGCTGAGGCACCATCTTTACGCTCCCGCGGGGTTGCATCGTTTTTTATACAGGAGCAGAGGAGCTCACCTCCTAGGCATGGAGCTCCAGCGCGTCCGTCGCGGCTTTCGAGGCACCTCCAGAGACTAGCGTCGTGAGGGCTCAGACGGCTTCAGAAGTGCCCCTCTTCAGGTGGCCTCGCGAGCGTTGCTTCGAGAGGCGGCCGCCGCACCACCCTCTGCTCCGGTCGGGGGCCTCACTGAACGACGCCCGTCGCAAGGCGCGACACACGGACGGCGACACGGCTAAGACGCCATACCCGAGAGCTAAGTCTAATATGCCGCGAAGGCCACCCCTGACACCCCTCGAGTTCGTCCCTTAGCGACCTCGCGGGGTGCCGATTTTCCCTTTGCACAAgccgcttgcgcgttaaagggggggCTTCCCGAGCATCGCGCCTCGGGAGCTCCTACCTCCCCTCAAAGTCCTACACTCTCTGGCCTTGTCCAGGCACGCGACCTGACATACTAGCAACGGTCGTAGCTCGATCGGGAGCTGGGTCCTAGCGACGCAGAGCACCAGAGCATGCAAGAAGGAAAAATAGGCATCACGAGGAATGCGCACAATAGCAAGTCCTTATAAAGCATCATCCTCACCCCCGCGAGGCCACATTAATCTTGCAAGAGCAAAAGAAAAAGAACCGTCTGCAAGGGCCCGGCCCAGGCGTCAGCCGCGCCTAGTCGGAGTCGACGTCTTCTCTCTTAACGCTTAAGGAGCTCTCATCGTTTCCGCTTCCGCTGGTGGGGTTGGAGTCGCTCCCACTTCCGCCAGAGGCTTCCGCTCTCGCTCTCCGCGCAGCACTCCATGCGGCCGCCAGAGACCCTGAAGAACTTCACGAAGAGGGTGGCCGCTCCGTCGTACCTGAATTGCAGGACCTGCCCGCGCCTCAGGTCGTCGGAGCGGGCGAACGGTTTCCACCCCCGCGCCAAGAACATGAAGCCGGCGGGGGAGAACTCCGCCGCCACCCAGAAGGGGCCGTTGCAACACCCGTCTGCCTGCAGCCACAGGCCCAAGGGCTCGCCGTCCTCCATCACCCTTGCGAAGGAGTCCAGGAGACAGAGTCTGCTGCAGGGCCGGCGATGCAGCCCTACGAGGAACTCGTGCGCCACCTCCGCCGTATGGGCTCCCGCCCGGGGCGAGGGAGCGTGCGCTCCATCGTGCCCCCCGCGACCACGAACGATGCGCTGCCCGCGGCCGGGCCAAGGTTTTCCCGCGGGCGCTGGAGCCGGCCTCCACGGCGGCAGCCGCAGAGTGCGTCCGGCCCCGAGCGAGAACCCTCGCTACCGTGCCAAGGGCGCGGGCGCGGACCTTGCCCTTCTTCGAAGCCGGCGTCAGCGGCAACACCTCCTCCAACACCGCCTTACCCCTTAGCAGCGGCGGAGAGCTTCCGCTTGGGAGCCATGGCAGCAGCGGCGGAGATGTGAAGCAGAGGGAGAAGAGGAGCTGTGCGCAGGAAGGCGGAGATGGAGACGAGGAGCAATGATGCGCCTTCGCCCTACAGCAGGCTTTAT
The Aegilops tauschii subsp. strangulata cultivar AL8/78 chromosome 3, Aet v6.0, whole genome shotgun sequence genome window above contains:
- the LOC109779935 gene encoding uncharacterized protein, with amino-acid sequence MNPSSAPGPDGLPVTFFKTFWPTINPKVMALFEEFYSGAMDLGRLNYGIVTLIPKVPGASDIRQFRPITVINVICDIPDLGQRVRQWVTLLADAITHPNQSAFIQGRFILDGVLVFHKVLHEVRMKRHWSVFLKLDFHKAYDMVHWPFLREVLLRKGFDDHWVTRIMQLVPCGQTVVNINGDTGPYFPTLCGIRQGDPFSPFLFNMVVDALASILDKAKDDGHIRGIVPHLVRGGGVSLLQYADDTIIMVEGSVQDIANLKFLLLCFQQMSGLTINFDKSEVMVLGYPPEEAQAIADRLNCLLGSFPTTYLGIPISDSRLTVADLRPTVTRMQHRVEPWKGRWLSKVARVILINSSLASLLWFLMSFYSLHETLHQEIAKYQSRFFWAGEGDKQKYHMVSWPDICKPKDQGGLGILSSRRMNIALLTRWLWRIANGDGGLWLTIIQNKYLRGQPLAFCQRSGGSQFWQAVVQLLPVLRIGTSISVGTGSTTLFWFDRWIGDTPWPHNFRSSSPLQLTLVSLSRRPLLT